The Daphnia magna isolate NIES linkage group LG3, ASM2063170v1.1, whole genome shotgun sequence genomic interval AAATTAAGCCTGCCGGGGGCGAGAGAAAATGAAGATAATACCAGCACGCTAGCTGACGCAAAGAACAACTTTTGTGTTAGGTAGATGCTGAAATCGTTCAAATTTGACACAAACTCCTTTGTTGTCTCTCGTTGTTCGTTGTTGACGTTCCATTGGCAAACTAGCACGCATGTAATCGATGGAGATTCCCGAATATAATTTTCCTTGGGATCAAATCTGATCTTTCAATACAATCGATGGTAAACCACATGTTGAAagtagattttaaaaaatagaagtAGAATGTATGTGATTGTTAACAGTGAAAAACGGAGACCAAAATGATTGTAACATATAAATGGCGTTCCTAATTTGCAATCAACTTTCACTATTGCGTCGTAGACACGGACAACCCTAAAAACTTGGCTTTTAACCAACGAGACTACAGCGCCGAATGCAGAAAGTGAAAGGAGGCGAAAAGGAGAGAATCGGGAAAGAGCCGAAGGCATTAACTGAACTCCCGTTTTTCATATATGCCGAAAAACTAAACCAAACGTTCAGGTGTCTTAACAGTCGAGTGCCGACGTTCCAGTTGGTTAGTCACACGCAAGGCAGTGCAGATGTTTATCTGAGTATTTCCAATCCAATTGTTGTTAAAAATTCAGCAAGGAAAATGTTATCAATTCGAAGGTCGAGCAAAAAAGATCCAACCGGAAAAGCAGAATCTGGAGGTTACACCAATGATGCTTTCATTAAGGATGCGGCACCACCGACTGGCGACAACGAACgtgaaattgaaaattatCGACGATCGACcatcaagaaaacaagaagcGATACTTACGGTGCGATCTATTTTCGTGAATCTAGTGAAGACGATGCTACGGAGGCCAATCAACGCTCAAGCCTCCGTAAAGGCAAAAATCAACCTTACCACCGTCAACATTGCGCAAAGCGAAAATTCAAAGGAGGCCACCATCACAAGCGCGCACGCAAAAGACCATCCACGACGAACAACGTGGCCGACGATGACGAAATGGAAAACCAGATGGCCCACCGATTGAAAAGAGCGTTTAGCATTTCTAGTGAATCAAACACGAGCCATACGGAATTGCAAGGCATCGACCACAAGGAGAATTTCTCGTCCATGCCTTGGTACAGCGGATGTTCCATTTGGTTGCAGCAAATGTTGGCCGTGGCTATTGAAGATTTGATCAACACCAAAGAAGCGTCAGTCATTCGCCTTTCAAAACCTTTTTTCGACGATTTGACCGACGAGTCTGTCTGGCGTGCAATGCCCGTTGAATGTCGAGACATTGGCATTTTAATGGCGGCCCTTAAAGGGAATGTCGTCATGTTGAGGTGTTTCCTTGCACTTGGAGGGGGCGCCAATGTCACAGATTTGGTGGGACGATCGGCTCTTCATTACGCAGCCAGTTCGTCCAGCGCCGATGCTGCCCTCTGTATCGAATTGTTAATCAAACATGGTGCCATCGTCGACTCATGGGATTTGAACGGTGAAGCGACTCCGTTGATTTGCGCAGCTGCTTCTGGCCGAATGGAATTGGTGGAAGCGTTGTTAAAAGCCGGAGCAGACGTCAATGCTGGACTGTCCGACTCGAAAAATTTGGATGGTTCCAGCCCTTTGGTGTGGGCCGTACGGGCCCGGAGTTTGGTTTGTGCTACGCGACTAATTGAGGCCGGTGCTGCAGTCAATAGCATCCAGGTGTACAGTGAATCGCCGATTCACGTGGCCGCTGTTCAGGGTGACGTTAATTGTCTGAAACTGCTGCTGGACAACCAGGCAGACGTACGTGTCCTGTATGGAGCTGAACGGCGAAATCCACTTCATTTGGCAGCTTTCGAAGGCAACGTCGATTGCATCCGTTTGCTCTTGCACACCAGCAAAGCGCAAGTGAATGCAAAAGATTCTTTGGGTCGGACACCTTTACATTTGGCAGCGCTGTCCCAATCGGTGGATTCCGTGGAAGAATTGCTGGACAATGGAGCGGAAATTGATATTTGCGACGAGATGCAAGAGACGCCCCTTCACAGTGCCGTCGTCAAAACTCGTCAATCCATCGACGTGGTCAAATTGCTTATTTCGAAGGGAGCCAATGTCAATGCGAAGGATCAATTTGGACAAACACCTCTTCATATAGCGGCTTTCAATGAAAATTCGAAATTAGCTACTTTGTTGATCCATTCCGGCGCCGATTTGTCGGCTAAAAATCGGGGGAAAATTTCAGCTCTGGCGTCGGTTGTTCGACGAGTTCCAGACGCGTTATCGGCCATTCCGCGTACGTTGGATTCGGCCGTACAAATAGTGGACAATGATCCAGCCGATCCAGATTGCCAATTGCGATTAGATTTGAGAGTCTTGGTGCCTGGTGGCAATCAAAAACAAGTGGGCGAAATGGGTTTACTGACGGCGTTAATTGCGGCCGAACAGCGTCACACACTCCAGCATCCCGTCATCGGGgcttttcttcatttaaaaTGGATGAAAATTCGCAGCATTTTTATCGGCTCGCTTATCTTCCAACTCTTCTACGTTCTCTTTCTGACGCTCAACATTCATGCGATTTTCGTGGTGGACGTCAATGTTATACTGGCCCACAATTCAACCGCAAGTCCTGCGTTTATACCTTGGTCAGAACCGTGGAAGGCAACGCTATGGTGGCTGACGGTCATTGTTGGTTCGGCAACAGGTTGCAAGGAAATTTTCCAGCTGTACTGCAATCCAAATGAGTACATCAGAGATCCGGAGAACTATGGGCAAATAATCTCGGTCGTCGGAATGGTCCTCTCGTTTCTCCCACCTCATCCAGAACACAAGAAACACGGCGACGAAAGTGACTGGCAGCATCACTTGGCCGCCATTGTTATTGTCGTAGCCTGGATTAATTTAATGATGCACGTCGGGCGATTTCCAGgtaatttattttgttaatttttgacataaaaaaaagttaataaTACCGTTCTGTTGATGATGTGTTGCAGTGTTCGGTCTGTACGTGCAAATGTTCACTACCGTTGCACGAAACATTGGTAAATTGTTGGTGGCTTACGTGAGTCTCATTGTCGGCTTTGCAATGGGATTCGGCGTTTTGTTTCCGGAAACGCAATCCTTTTCACATATGCCTTATGCACTCCTTACGGCATTTGTCATGATGGCTGGTGAATCCGATTACAGCCAAATATTTTACGAAGCCAAAGAGGGTATCAAGTACAACGGTACCACACACCTCGTTTTCCTGGTTTTTATTCTCTTGATTTCCGTCGTTTTGATGAATTTAATCGTCGGTTTGGCCGTTTCCGACATTCAAGGACTGCAAAAATCTGCACGCCTAGACCGGCTCGTCAGATTAACGAAACAGATTGCACGCATGGaaagtttcattttcttcccATGGCCCATTCATTTTTCCAGTCTATGGTCCAAGTTTCCTAAACGTGAATCCATACGGCGACATGTGCTTGTTGTGtcaccaaaaacaaaaaggaattaCAACTTCAGGCCAAACGACCCACGTGACCATCACTTCCCAGCCGACATCAAGGAGAATCTGTTGAAAATTGTTGTTCAGAGAGTtaccaacaagaaaaagggtACACAAAAATCCCACGTACCCATCATGCGAACGGTGACGACACAAAAGATGGATGACAACAACGAAGAACTCTACAACGCGGTGCTAAATCGAGTGGACGAACTCTTTCACAATTACATGtcacaaattgttttgatgaACACTCATATTGAAGAGCAACTCAACCAAATGGCTAGCCGACCCACCTGGTCGTCGACTCGATCGTGGCAGCAACGACCCTCTTGTGATTGTTCCATGATTCACGAAGAGTCCTTTACTCGAAAGAGAGCGTATTCAGTCGCTGCTGAATCACTGGCATGATCGCAGTTTGGTATCATCAATTACTGCTCTACAAATATTAATTACTTTAAGTGAAAAGGTTTTCATGTGGATTACGTTAAAATCAACTCATAAAATAATGCTTGTACTATAATCATAATCTTGCCtaagaaacgaaaaataatgCTTGATCGAATCCGTgtagaattttaaaaacaaatgaaaagataGAGTTGAACAATTGGGAGTAACTGAATAGATTCCGAGGGTGAACAACGTGGGCGCCAAGACTTTGATAAACAACAAATGGCTTCAAGGTTTGTGCAATAAATGATCACACTGCCCTCTCTgttcaaacaagaaaaataatcGATGAACAATTATGTTGTAGATATCGATTGCTTAATTCTGACCCGCGATTCTTAAGTTGGAAGAAATTCCGTCTGCAATACAATTTGTTCTAAACTGGCAAACTAAGT includes:
- the LOC116919694 gene encoding transient receptor potential channel pyrexia — translated: MQKVKGGEKERIGKEPKALTELPFFIYAEKLNQTFRCLNSRVPTFQLVSHTQGSADVYLSISNPIVVKNSARKMLSIRRSSKKDPTGKAESGGYTNDAFIKDAAPPTGDNEREIENYRRSTIKKTRSDTYGAIYFRESSEDDATEANQRSSLRKGKNQPYHRQHCAKRKFKGGHHHKRARKRPSTTNNVADDDEMENQMAHRLKRAFSISSESNTSHTELQGIDHKENFSSMPWYSGCSIWLQQMLAVAIEDLINTKEASVIRLSKPFFDDLTDESVWRAMPVECRDIGILMAALKGNVVMLRCFLALGGGANVTDLVGRSALHYAASSSSADAALCIELLIKHGAIVDSWDLNGEATPLICAAASGRMELVEALLKAGADVNAGLSDSKNLDGSSPLVWAVRARSLVCATRLIEAGAAVNSIQVYSESPIHVAAVQGDVNCLKLLLDNQADVRVLYGAERRNPLHLAAFEGNVDCIRLLLHTSKAQVNAKDSLGRTPLHLAALSQSVDSVEELLDNGAEIDICDEMQETPLHSAVVKTRQSIDVVKLLISKGANVNAKDQFGQTPLHIAAFNENSKLATLLIHSGADLSAKNRGKISALASVVRRVPDALSAIPRTLDSAVQIVDNDPADPDCQLRLDLRVLVPGGNQKQVGEMGLLTALIAAEQRHTLQHPVIGAFLHLKWMKIRSIFIGSLIFQLFYVLFLTLNIHAIFVVDVNVILAHNSTASPAFIPWSEPWKATLWWLTVIVGSATGCKEIFQLYCNPNEYIRDPENYGQIISVVGMVLSFLPPHPEHKKHGDESDWQHHLAAIVIVVAWINLMMHVGRFPVFGLYVQMFTTVARNIGKLLVAYVSLIVGFAMGFGVLFPETQSFSHMPYALLTAFVMMAGESDYSQIFYEAKEGIKYNGTTHLVFLVFILLISVVLMNLIVGLAVSDIQGLQKSARLDRLVRLTKQIARMESFIFFPWPIHFSSLWSKFPKRESIRRHVLVVSPKTKRNYNFRPNDPRDHHFPADIKENLLKIVVQRVTNKKKGTQKSHVPIMRTVTTQKMDDNNEELYNAVLNRVDELFHNYMSQIVLMNTHIEEQLNQMASRPTWSSTRSWQQRPSCDCSMIHEESFTRKRAYSVAAESLA